The Candidatus Angelobacter sp. nucleotide sequence GCGGCAAGGGCCATGGTCACGGTACGCGCGACGGGTGTTGCGGAGTCGATATCGAGCTGGAGGGTTTGGGGCGTGAAGCCGGAGCTCGAGAGCTGGAGCTGGTAGTGGCCGTAGAGGAGATTGGTCACGGCGGCGTTGCCCTGGGGGTCTGTCTGGAAATTTT carries:
- a CDS encoding carboxypeptidase-like regulatory domain-containing protein; its protein translation is MYRSLAIAFITAAALAAQAPQGELRLTIKDPTGAAMQATGSLTGPTTKNFQTDPQGNAAVTNLLYGHYQLQLSSSGFTPQTLQLDIDSATPVARTVTMALAA